In Phormidium ambiguum IAM M-71, a single genomic region encodes these proteins:
- a CDS encoding NAD-dependent epimerase/dehydratase family protein — translation MKVLILGGTQFLGRHFVEIALKQGYEITLFNRGQTNNKLYPNVEKLIGDRLKDSLSALKGRKWDVVIDTAGYFLNLPQLVRDTAELLKDSINTYVFISTISIYAEFQANGDETLPLYPINQDLPQAYGTLKAMAESVVNEIYGERGLIIRPGLIVGPYDNTGRFTYWIRRISQGGEVLAPESPDLPVQYIDARDLVQWIYHLASTNKGGVYNAVGPDYSLKLGEFLATCQQVTGSNATFRWVPREILELHGIEPWQELPLWLPSAMQNTFPCLSNRKALADNLCFRSLAETVHDIWQWDRVEQLEYDSGLSREKEIAILQLISQKN, via the coding sequence ATGAAAGTATTAATTCTAGGTGGAACTCAATTTTTAGGCAGACATTTTGTAGAAATTGCTTTAAAACAAGGGTATGAGATAACTCTATTCAATCGAGGACAGACTAATAATAAATTGTATCCTAATGTAGAAAAATTAATAGGCGATCGTCTCAAAGATAGCCTTAGTGCTTTGAAAGGTAGAAAGTGGGATGTTGTTATTGATACTGCTGGCTATTTTCTAAATCTACCTCAACTGGTAAGAGATACAGCAGAACTCTTAAAAGATTCAATTAATACTTATGTTTTTATTTCTACTATTAGCATCTATGCTGAATTTCAAGCCAATGGTGATGAAACACTACCACTCTATCCAATTAACCAAGATCTTCCCCAAGCCTATGGCACACTTAAGGCAATGGCAGAGTCAGTAGTAAATGAAATTTATGGAGAACGCGGTTTAATAATTCGGCCAGGATTAATTGTTGGCCCTTATGATAATACTGGACGTTTCACTTACTGGATACGCAGAATTAGTCAAGGTGGAGAAGTTTTAGCTCCAGAAAGTCCTGATTTACCAGTGCAATACATTGATGCACGCGATTTAGTGCAATGGATTTATCATCTCGCATCAACGAACAAAGGAGGAGTATATAATGCTGTAGGGCCTGATTATTCTCTAAAATTAGGTGAGTTTTTAGCAACCTGTCAACAAGTTACTGGAAGTAATGCAACATTTAGATGGGTTCCTAGAGAAATTTTAGAATTACATGGAATAGAACCTTGGCAAGAGTTACCCTTGTGGCTACCATCTGCGATGCAGAATACATTCCCTTGTTTAAGTAATCGTAAAGCATTAGCAGATAATTTGTGTTTTCGTTCCTTGGCAGAAACTGTTCATGATATCTGGCAATGGGATCGAGTTGAACAATTAGAGTATGACAGTGGTTTATCACGAGAAAAGGAAATCGCTATACTCCAATTGATAAGTCAGAAAAACTAA
- a CDS encoding 2Fe-2S iron-sulfur cluster-binding protein: MSSDNRKPPNTSRRRFLGQALTAAGTAIVAPKVLDNANAAEAQQMSSVPNSPIQGETPVTLNINGQTQTVQIEPRVTLLDVLREKLGLTGTKKGCDHGQCGACTVLVDGDRVYSCLSLAIMQEGRSITTIEGLAKGEQLHPVQAAFIENDGFQCGYCTPGQICASVALLNEVNRGCASAVTADLTRPPQLATLSETEIKERLSGNLCRCSAYNGIVASVQQAAGQTPPSPAATMLVQEVAG, from the coding sequence ATGTCATCGGACAACAGAAAACCGCCGAACACCTCTCGCCGTAGGTTCCTGGGACAAGCTCTCACAGCTGCGGGAACAGCGATCGTAGCACCTAAAGTCCTCGATAATGCTAACGCTGCTGAGGCTCAACAAATGTCAAGTGTTCCCAACTCTCCCATTCAAGGAGAAACCCCGGTTACACTCAACATCAATGGACAAACTCAAACGGTTCAGATTGAACCGCGTGTCACATTATTAGATGTATTACGGGAAAAGTTGGGACTGACAGGCACGAAAAAAGGTTGCGATCACGGACAATGTGGTGCTTGTACCGTGCTGGTGGATGGCGATCGCGTTTATTCCTGTCTTTCCCTTGCCATTATGCAGGAAGGTCGATCGATTACCACGATCGAAGGTTTAGCGAAAGGTGAACAACTGCATCCCGTTCAAGCGGCATTTATTGAAAATGATGGTTTCCAGTGCGGATATTGTACGCCGGGGCAAATCTGTGCGTCGGTTGCCTTATTAAATGAAGTTAACCGAGGTTGTGCTAGTGCGGTGACAGCCGATCTAACCCGTCCACCCCAACTGGCAACGCTTTCAGAAACGGAAATTAAAGAACGGCTGAGTGGTAATCTCTGTCGTTGTAGTGCTTACAACGGTATTGTGGCATCTGTGCAACAAGCAGCAGGACAAACTCCGCCCTCTCCGGCGGCGACAATGCTGGTGCAGGAGGTGGCAGGATGA
- a CDS encoding FAD binding domain-containing protein: protein MKNFAYVRATSAEDAVKQSQTTQNAQFIAGGTNLVDRLKVFLDRPDQLIDVSRLNLKQIEATKEGGIRIGALATNTAVADHPQIRRDYPLLSRAILSGASQQIRNMASVGGNLLQRTRCPYYYDTVFACNKRQPESGCPAISGINRMHAILGASDSCIAVHPSDMCVALAALDAVVEVQSTKGRQLIPFNQFHRLPGDTPQRDTNLEPGELITAVILPPVPFAKTGVYLKLRDRASYSFALISVAAAIDLSGESIRDARLALGGVAHKPWRSLEAEAFLKGKPATVETFQQAAEIALQGAKPQTHNGFKVNMAKRAIKRALTISAQGGGVA, encoded by the coding sequence ATGAAGAATTTTGCTTATGTTCGGGCTACATCGGCGGAAGATGCAGTGAAGCAATCCCAAACCACCCAAAATGCCCAATTTATTGCGGGTGGGACTAATTTGGTCGATCGCCTAAAAGTATTTCTCGATCGACCCGATCAACTGATTGATGTCTCGCGTTTGAATCTCAAACAAATCGAAGCCACAAAAGAGGGAGGCATTCGCATCGGCGCACTGGCAACCAATACAGCTGTTGCCGATCATCCCCAGATTCGCCGTGATTATCCCCTATTGTCTCGCGCCATTTTATCGGGAGCCTCCCAGCAAATTCGCAACATGGCAAGTGTCGGTGGTAATTTGTTACAACGCACCCGTTGTCCCTACTATTACGACACAGTGTTTGCTTGCAATAAACGGCAACCGGAGAGTGGTTGTCCAGCAATCTCAGGAATCAACCGAATGCACGCGATTTTAGGAGCTAGCGATAGTTGCATTGCCGTTCATCCCTCCGATATGTGCGTGGCATTGGCAGCGTTGGATGCAGTTGTAGAAGTGCAAAGCACCAAAGGACGGCAACTGATTCCGTTTAATCAGTTTCATCGTTTACCGGGTGATACTCCCCAAAGAGATACTAATTTAGAACCTGGAGAACTGATTACGGCTGTGATTCTGCCGCCTGTACCTTTTGCGAAAACGGGAGTTTATCTCAAGTTGCGCGATCGAGCTTCCTATTCCTTTGCCTTGATTTCGGTAGCAGCTGCGATCGATCTTTCTGGAGAAAGCATTCGGGATGCTCGTCTCGCCTTGGGTGGAGTGGCGCATAAACCTTGGCGTTCTCTCGAAGCAGAAGCTTTTCTCAAAGGCAAACCCGCTACAGTTGAGACATTCCAACAAGCCGCAGAGATAGCGTTGCAGGGAGCGAAACCCCAGACTCACAACGGTTTCAAAGTCAACATGGCAAAACGGGCAATCAAAAGGGCACTCACCATTTCAGCACAGGGAGGAGGTGTAGCATGA